A portion of the Bacillus sp. es.034 genome contains these proteins:
- a CDS encoding HAD family hydrolase — protein sequence MDSIIFDLDGTLWDPIESVLEAWNKTIMDHERLEHGITRKHLEGTMGLQMKEIGKELFPELKEEEREQLLKDLSRHEIPHLSKNGGQLYDHVEKVLERLSEKYNLFIVSNCQDGYIEAFYEYHGLDRHFIDYENPGRTGLSKGENIKLIIDRNQLKEPIYIGDTEGDRKAAEEAGIPFVYASYGFGKVESYDYRIQTFDELLNIF from the coding sequence ATGGACAGCATCATCTTTGATCTGGACGGTACCTTATGGGACCCCATCGAGTCGGTACTGGAAGCGTGGAATAAGACAATCATGGATCATGAGCGGCTGGAACATGGAATCACCAGAAAGCACCTGGAAGGGACCATGGGCCTTCAAATGAAGGAAATCGGTAAGGAGTTGTTCCCGGAATTGAAGGAAGAGGAAAGGGAGCAATTATTGAAAGACCTTTCCCGTCATGAAATTCCCCACCTCAGTAAAAACGGCGGTCAATTATATGACCATGTTGAGAAAGTACTGGAGAGGCTTTCGGAAAAATACAATTTATTCATCGTCAGCAACTGTCAGGACGGTTATATCGAAGCATTCTATGAGTATCATGGGCTGGACAGGCATTTCATCGATTACGAGAATCCAGGAAGGACCGGTCTATCAAAAGGGGAAAACATTAAACTCATCATCGACCGAAACCAATTAAAGGAACCAATCTATATTGGAGATACAGAAGGCGATCGTAAAGCAGCCGAAGAAGCGGGCATCCCATTTGTTTATGCATCGTATGGATTTGGAAAAGTAGAATCCTATGACTATCGTATTCAAACATTTGATGAATTATTGAACATCTTTTAG
- the lepB gene encoding signal peptidase I: MGWAQPLIIGIALAVIIRSFIVIPIVVEGASMNTTLLDHDRMIVNKMDEPERFDIIVFHATETEDYIKRVIGLPGDEIEYKNDTLYINGEAYDEPYLDEQKKVTVGALTPDFTLQDTPLKQLTVPEGELFVMGDNRRFSKDSRQIGSIPINKVVGTTNIVYWPVKEMKIIHN, translated from the coding sequence ATGGGATGGGCACAGCCTTTGATAATTGGGATAGCATTAGCCGTCATTATTCGTTCCTTTATCGTCATACCCATCGTAGTTGAAGGAGCATCCATGAATACCACTTTACTCGATCATGACCGCATGATCGTAAACAAAATGGATGAACCCGAGCGGTTTGATATCATCGTATTTCACGCAACCGAAACAGAAGATTATATTAAACGTGTAATCGGTCTCCCTGGTGATGAAATTGAATATAAAAACGATACATTATACATAAATGGTGAAGCATATGATGAGCCTTACCTGGATGAACAAAAGAAAGTGACGGTAGGGGCGTTAACCCCTGATTTTACTTTACAGGATACCCCATTAAAACAACTGACGGTTCCGGAAGGTGAATTATTCGTCATGGGCGACAACAGGAGATTCAGTAAGGACAGTCGTCAGATCGGCTCGATCCCCATCAATAAAGTAGTGGGAACGACAAATATTGTGTATTGGCCGGTTAAGGAGATGAAAATCATTCATAATTAG
- a CDS encoding cupin domain-containing protein: MIRMYNVPMTYSSYPQTFTDVAPRSEANPQHLVNILLNGISRKASTADLYDRLAWAAPTSEERENLMRMKEDEERHWWELTNLYTSLTDTQPSYHVERIPFHSYRDGLQRGYEAELADYELYRICSMQAQHSTVYEVLVNTCRDEWGHAERLSMLGAEEDNRMMLKDYGPYPYSVNIDEVTVNNDTFRTALWTGEHLQVTLMSINPGEDIGLEIHPNIDQFLRLEQGEGIVRMGDRQDNLTYEKQVSQDFAIMIPAGTWHNVINTGNTPIKLYSIYAPPQHPRGTVHATKADAIAAEEGHSHY, from the coding sequence ATGATCAGAATGTACAATGTGCCGATGACCTATTCGTCATACCCCCAAACCTTTACAGACGTTGCGCCTAGAAGTGAAGCTAATCCTCAGCACTTAGTGAATATCCTGCTAAACGGTATAAGCAGAAAGGCATCAACTGCAGATTTATACGACCGATTGGCCTGGGCCGCACCAACTAGTGAGGAACGTGAGAATCTAATGCGGATGAAGGAAGACGAGGAGAGGCATTGGTGGGAATTAACCAATTTATACACTTCCCTTACCGATACCCAGCCTTCCTATCATGTAGAAAGAATTCCTTTTCATTCATATCGGGATGGCCTGCAAAGGGGCTATGAAGCGGAGCTTGCAGATTATGAGCTATATCGGATTTGCAGTATGCAGGCACAACATTCCACGGTATATGAGGTCCTCGTGAATACGTGCAGGGATGAGTGGGGGCATGCTGAAAGATTAAGTATGTTAGGTGCAGAAGAAGACAATCGGATGATGTTAAAGGATTATGGGCCCTACCCGTATTCCGTGAACATCGATGAGGTGACGGTTAATAATGACACATTCCGCACGGCTTTATGGACGGGTGAACATTTACAGGTAACGCTTATGAGCATCAATCCCGGAGAAGACATCGGTTTGGAAATTCATCCTAATATTGATCAATTCCTCCGTCTAGAACAGGGAGAAGGAATTGTGAGAATGGGTGATCGCCAGGATAACTTAACCTATGAGAAACAAGTTAGTCAGGATTTTGCTATCATGATTCCGGCGGGTACCTGGCATAATGTCATCAATACCGGAAATACGCCTATCAAGTTGTACTCGATATATGCACCTCCACAGCATCCCCGGGGAACGGTACATGCAACCAAGGCTGACGCAATTGCGGCTGAGGAAGGGCATAGCCACTATTAA
- a CDS encoding D-serine ammonia-lyase: MSHNLHGIDPKLLSDLQSKKETLWTNPLSKPSNIQRDRIQEIVEAEQRLARFAPYIKRVFPEVVNGIIESPIKRLGNMQTALHDYFQTTIQGQLLLKCDNELPIAGSIKARGGIYEVLKIAETIALEQNWIQEKDDYTVLASSRFRNFYSRYSIAVGSTGNLGLSIGIMGAALGFKVTVHMSRDAKRWKKELLREKGVNVIEHEQDFSHAVAEGRKQCELDPECFFIDDENSKDLFMGYAVAALRLKKQFEEEGINVDHDHPLIVYLPCGVGGGPGGVTYGLKHVFGEHVHCYFAEPVNSPCMLLGLASGRHEEISVQDIGLSNRTEADGLAVGRPSALAGRMINELVNGVYTVCDKNLFKLLALLHQSESIFVEPSAVAGMIGPFLQDVQEHLASLEVELSHATHVVWATGGNLVPEAIMEEYVKKGKGYLAE, from the coding sequence TTGTCTCACAACCTGCATGGAATAGATCCGAAATTATTATCGGACTTACAGTCGAAAAAAGAAACGTTATGGACCAACCCCTTAAGTAAACCCAGTAATATTCAAAGGGATCGCATCCAGGAAATCGTTGAAGCGGAGCAGCGGCTCGCCCGTTTTGCTCCCTATATAAAAAGGGTCTTTCCTGAAGTCGTAAACGGGATCATCGAGTCCCCTATCAAGCGACTGGGAAACATGCAAACTGCGCTTCATGATTATTTTCAAACGACCATACAAGGTCAGCTGCTCCTTAAATGTGACAACGAGCTCCCGATTGCAGGCTCGATCAAAGCGAGGGGAGGTATTTATGAAGTATTGAAAATCGCGGAAACAATTGCGTTGGAACAGAACTGGATCCAAGAGAAAGACGACTATACGGTGCTGGCATCGAGTCGCTTCAGGAATTTCTATTCAAGGTATTCCATCGCTGTCGGTTCCACGGGAAACCTTGGATTAAGTATAGGAATAATGGGGGCGGCGCTAGGTTTCAAGGTAACTGTACATATGTCCCGGGATGCGAAGCGATGGAAGAAGGAACTCTTGAGAGAAAAGGGGGTTAACGTTATAGAACATGAACAAGACTTCTCCCACGCGGTTGCTGAAGGAAGAAAGCAGTGTGAGTTGGATCCAGAATGTTTCTTCATTGATGATGAAAATTCAAAAGATTTATTCATGGGCTATGCAGTCGCGGCTCTCAGGCTTAAGAAACAGTTTGAAGAAGAGGGGATTAATGTAGATCATGATCACCCTTTGATTGTTTACTTGCCATGCGGGGTGGGCGGTGGCCCAGGTGGGGTAACCTATGGTTTGAAGCATGTATTCGGCGAACATGTCCATTGTTATTTTGCAGAACCTGTCAATTCCCCTTGTATGCTCCTTGGACTTGCATCCGGCAGACATGAAGAAATTTCAGTCCAGGATATTGGATTGAGCAATCGTACGGAAGCGGATGGTTTGGCGGTCGGCAGACCCTCTGCCCTTGCAGGTAGAATGATTAACGAACTGGTGAACGGGGTCTATACGGTATGCGATAAAAATCTATTCAAATTGCTTGCCCTGCTGCATCAATCAGAATCCATCTTCGTTGAGCCGTCGGCAGTGGCGGGGATGATTGGTCCTTTCCTGCAGGATGTGCAGGAACACCTTGCCTCTCTTGAAGTGGAATTATCACATGCCACCCATGTAGTATGGGCCACGGGAGGGAATCTTGTGCCAGAAGCCATCATGGAAGAGTACGTGAAAAAAGGAAAGGGTTATTTGGCTGAATAA
- a CDS encoding putative hydro-lyase: MLPSELRTNIRSGKHQTHTSGICQDYVQANLVVLPKEYAFDFLLFTTRNPKSCPIVEVLEPGYFQSSYAKNSDIRTDIPLYHVYENGQLVDKKPRIDEIWREDLVSFLIGCSFTFESQLIKGDIPLRHIEENKNVAMYRTNIQTEKAGVFEGPMVVSMRPIPDSLVQKATDITALFPKMHGAPVHIGDPAEIGILDITKPDYGDFVGIRKGETPMFWACGVTPQAVALHAKIPYMLTHSPGCMFVTDWKNEEYLQEGK, translated from the coding sequence ATGTTACCTTCAGAACTTAGAACGAACATCAGATCCGGAAAGCACCAAACTCATACTTCAGGGATCTGCCAGGATTATGTACAAGCCAACCTGGTTGTTCTCCCTAAGGAATATGCCTTTGACTTTTTATTATTCACCACTCGCAATCCAAAATCCTGTCCGATTGTCGAAGTGTTGGAACCAGGGTACTTCCAATCCAGTTATGCCAAAAATTCAGACATCCGCACTGACATCCCTTTATACCACGTGTATGAAAATGGTCAATTAGTTGATAAGAAGCCGCGAATTGATGAAATATGGAGGGAGGATCTGGTCAGCTTCCTAATCGGGTGCAGTTTCACATTCGAGAGTCAGCTCATCAAGGGGGACATTCCGCTGCGTCATATAGAGGAAAATAAAAACGTGGCCATGTATCGGACCAATATTCAGACAGAAAAAGCCGGAGTATTTGAAGGGCCCATGGTCGTTTCCATGAGACCAATACCTGATTCACTCGTACAGAAAGCAACAGATATAACTGCACTATTCCCCAAAATGCACGGTGCTCCTGTCCATATCGGCGACCCTGCTGAAATTGGCATTCTGGATATCACTAAACCTGATTACGGTGACTTTGTTGGTATCAGAAAGGGAGAAACCCCGATGTTCTGGGCTTGCGGGGTAACCCCTCAGGCAGTGGCCCTTCATGCGAAAATCCCCTACATGCTGACCCATTCCCCGGGCTGTATGTTCGTTACCGACTGGAAAAACGAAGAGTATTTGCAGGAAGGCAAATAA
- a CDS encoding MDR family MFS transporter, with product MNNRDSNTQSETFNKTPLLIVLISGAFAAILNQTLLGTALPHIMTDLNLDASTAQWLTSIFMLVNGVMIPITAFLIERFTTRALFLSAMGLFAGGTLICAIAPNFGLLMVGRIIQASGAGIIMPLMQTILFLIYPVEKRGAAMGMFGLVISFAPAIGPTLSGWLVEQFPWRSLFYVILPIVIVDFIVAYFILKNVTKQTYPKLDILSIILSSLGFGGLLYGFSIAGSQGWGSVQVIVSMIVGSVTLFWFITRQFKLKQPILEFRVFQNKMFTLTTVLGMVVFIAMIGAATVLPLLMQNMLGFSAFESGLMLLPGALLMGLMNPITGRIFDKFGARWLAIIGLTILTITTFMFTNLSADTSFMYLATVNAIRMFGVAMVMMPVTTAGLNQLDRSLIPHGTAMNNTMRQVSGAVGTALLVTVMTTSADPARGLEGMIDGVNVSFIVAGITAIVGLVLSFFIKSRRPARVKSNA from the coding sequence ATGAATAACAGAGATTCCAATACTCAATCCGAAACTTTTAACAAAACACCATTGCTCATAGTCCTCATATCAGGGGCATTCGCAGCCATACTCAATCAAACGTTGCTAGGGACGGCTCTCCCTCATATTATGACCGATCTGAATCTTGATGCGAGTACTGCCCAGTGGCTGACGTCGATCTTTATGCTCGTGAACGGGGTGATGATCCCGATTACGGCATTCTTGATCGAACGGTTCACGACCAGGGCTTTGTTCCTGAGTGCCATGGGCTTGTTTGCGGGAGGGACGCTCATATGTGCCATTGCGCCTAACTTCGGTTTACTGATGGTCGGGAGAATCATTCAGGCCTCGGGAGCAGGTATCATCATGCCACTCATGCAAACCATCCTCTTTCTTATTTATCCAGTCGAGAAAAGGGGAGCGGCCATGGGAATGTTCGGGCTGGTCATTTCATTCGCTCCGGCAATCGGACCGACCCTGTCAGGCTGGCTTGTTGAACAATTCCCTTGGAGAAGCTTGTTCTATGTGATTTTACCGATTGTTATCGTCGATTTTATCGTTGCGTATTTCATTTTAAAGAACGTGACCAAACAAACGTATCCGAAACTCGATATTCTTTCCATCATTCTTTCTTCACTGGGATTTGGTGGATTATTGTATGGCTTCAGTATTGCAGGAAGCCAAGGATGGGGAAGTGTTCAGGTTATAGTTTCGATGATTGTGGGAAGTGTGACACTCTTCTGGTTCATCACAAGACAGTTTAAATTGAAGCAGCCGATTCTCGAATTCCGAGTATTTCAAAATAAAATGTTCACGTTAACGACAGTGCTGGGGATGGTCGTGTTTATCGCCATGATCGGAGCGGCTACGGTCCTTCCTCTTCTTATGCAGAATATGCTGGGGTTCTCAGCCTTTGAATCAGGCCTTATGCTCCTACCTGGGGCACTTTTGATGGGGCTGATGAATCCTATTACCGGAAGGATCTTTGATAAGTTCGGAGCCCGCTGGCTTGCCATTATCGGGTTGACCATTCTTACGATCACGACGTTCATGTTTACGAATTTATCGGCAGACACATCGTTTATGTATCTGGCCACAGTCAATGCCATCAGGATGTTCGGGGTTGCCATGGTCATGATGCCCGTGACAACTGCCGGGCTGAATCAGTTGGACAGAAGCCTGATACCCCACGGAACAGCCATGAACAACACGATGAGACAAGTCTCCGGTGCCGTCGGAACAGCACTTCTGGTAACCGTAATGACAACGAGTGCCGATCCCGCCAGAGGACTCGAAGGGATGATCGATGGAGTCAATGTCTCATTTATCGTTGCCGGCATTACGGCCATTGTAGGACTTGTGCTCTCGTTTTTCATCAAAAGCAGGCGGCCTGCAAGAGTTAAAAGTAATGCATGA
- a CDS encoding TetR family transcriptional regulator has translation MPKPTFFNLKEEKRNVLVEAAKKEFSRVSLYDASIANILKTAGIPRGSFYQYFENKEDAFFYLVGEHARKRFETFIALLETHDGDLFEATRVMFHTMLEFSYENGQNNFIRNVLLNMNYKIEKTFTQTLTRETIDERYEEIVLLVNKNQFAIDNKSDLYHILQILSAVTFHNLVQSIADELTLEEALGKYNKEINMIKRGLCKSSS, from the coding sequence TTGCCTAAACCTACATTCTTCAATTTGAAAGAAGAGAAGAGGAATGTATTGGTGGAAGCAGCCAAGAAGGAGTTTTCCAGGGTATCCCTATATGATGCCTCCATTGCAAACATCCTGAAGACGGCTGGAATTCCCAGGGGAAGCTTCTATCAGTACTTTGAGAATAAAGAGGATGCCTTTTTTTATCTCGTTGGGGAACATGCCCGGAAACGGTTTGAAACCTTTATTGCTTTGTTGGAAACCCATGATGGGGATTTGTTCGAAGCGACAAGGGTCATGTTTCATACAATGCTTGAGTTTTCGTATGAAAATGGACAAAATAACTTTATTCGGAACGTCCTCTTAAATATGAATTACAAAATAGAAAAAACGTTCACACAGACTCTAACCAGGGAAACCATCGACGAGCGCTATGAGGAAATCGTCCTCTTAGTGAATAAAAATCAATTTGCCATTGATAATAAATCGGATTTGTATCATATTTTGCAAATCCTTTCAGCCGTCACATTCCATAATCTTGTTCAGAGCATTGCTGATGAATTGACTCTGGAAGAAGCGCTGGGAAAATACAATAAAGAAATAAACATGATCAAAAGAGGATTGTGTAAATCCTCTTCATAA
- a CDS encoding glycine betaine ABC transporter substrate-binding protein encodes MKQKLKWVGVLTLILMLSACSNVGIGGKQISVGGKNFTEQYLLSEMTAFLLKEEGFKVKQMNNLGSTVVRKALENEQVDMMWEYTGTALITYMGQEPMSDPGKTFEKVKELDAKKGIHWMNMSNVNNTYALAMNEDQAKELGIESISDLAQYINSHPGELTMASDAEFANRADGLPGVEEKYGFKFGSGQIKQMDLGLTQRALNNRQVDVSVAFETDATIVDYDLVTLKDDKNFFPPYRAAVSINKDVYKKYPEIKEITGKLADKLNSDIMRELNYKVDIEGNSVSVVAHDWLVENDLIKE; translated from the coding sequence ATGAAACAGAAGCTGAAATGGGTTGGAGTCCTGACCCTTATACTTATGCTTTCCGCTTGTTCGAATGTGGGGATAGGCGGCAAACAGATATCCGTCGGTGGGAAGAACTTTACCGAGCAATACCTGCTTTCTGAAATGACGGCTTTTCTTTTAAAAGAAGAGGGGTTCAAAGTCAAGCAGATGAACAATCTTGGAAGTACCGTCGTACGTAAGGCATTGGAAAATGAGCAGGTAGATATGATGTGGGAATATACGGGTACAGCCCTGATCACCTATATGGGGCAGGAACCGATGTCAGATCCCGGAAAAACGTTCGAAAAAGTGAAAGAACTTGATGCGAAAAAGGGAATCCATTGGATGAATATGTCTAATGTCAATAACACATACGCCCTTGCCATGAATGAAGACCAGGCAAAGGAATTGGGAATCGAATCAATCAGTGATCTGGCACAATACATCAATAGTCATCCAGGTGAATTAACAATGGCATCTGATGCTGAATTTGCCAATCGAGCCGATGGCCTCCCTGGTGTGGAGGAGAAATACGGCTTCAAATTCGGTTCGGGGCAGATAAAGCAGATGGATCTTGGTCTGACTCAAAGAGCATTGAATAACCGTCAGGTGGACGTATCGGTTGCCTTTGAAACGGATGCAACCATCGTTGACTATGATCTGGTAACCCTCAAGGATGATAAAAATTTCTTCCCGCCATACAGGGCAGCTGTCAGTATCAACAAAGACGTATATAAAAAGTATCCCGAAATCAAAGAAATCACGGGGAAATTGGCAGACAAACTAAACAGTGATATTATGCGGGAACTGAATTACAAAGTGGATATCGAAGGAAATAGTGTATCCGTTGTGGCCCATGATTGGCTGGTGGAAAACGACTTAATAAAAGAATGA
- a CDS encoding ABC transporter permease → MNTKKVVSNIVRYAVYALVILFFIWAIKNHYFDYMFSQSNTFLHLLKQHMQLVLVSSLLALVVAVPVGILITRKQFRRAEWIVSNTVNFGQTIPSLAVLALMISILGIGFKTAIFALFIYSLLPIYRNTVAGIDSIDDNLIDAARGMGMKPHQILFRIELPNAAYSILAGIRTAVVLNIGTAALAYVVGGGGLGVWIFTGIQLFDNGYLISGAIPVTILAILVDLLLRLIERLVVPKGTKQTLEM, encoded by the coding sequence GTGAATACCAAAAAAGTCGTCAGTAACATTGTCCGGTATGCCGTGTATGCACTGGTCATCCTGTTCTTTATCTGGGCGATAAAAAATCATTATTTTGATTATATGTTCAGTCAATCCAATACGTTTCTCCATTTATTGAAACAACATATGCAGCTGGTTCTGGTGTCTTCGCTGCTTGCGCTTGTGGTGGCAGTTCCAGTGGGGATCCTGATTACTCGAAAGCAGTTCAGGAGAGCCGAGTGGATTGTATCGAATACAGTTAATTTTGGCCAAACGATTCCAAGTCTGGCCGTACTTGCCTTGATGATCAGTATTTTGGGCATCGGGTTTAAAACAGCCATATTCGCTCTGTTTATTTATTCCCTTTTACCGATTTACCGAAATACAGTTGCAGGAATTGACTCGATTGACGATAATCTGATAGATGCAGCAAGAGGGATGGGGATGAAGCCCCATCAAATCCTTTTTCGTATTGAATTGCCGAATGCAGCGTACTCGATTCTTGCGGGGATCAGGACAGCTGTGGTACTGAACATCGGTACTGCAGCTCTTGCGTACGTTGTTGGCGGGGGCGGATTAGGTGTCTGGATATTTACGGGTATCCAATTATTCGATAATGGTTATTTAATTTCCGGAGCCATTCCGGTAACAATATTGGCCATTCTTGTTGATTTACTATTGAGACTTATTGAACGGTTGGTTGTTCCTAAAGGCACGAAACAAACATTGGAAATGTAA
- a CDS encoding ABC transporter ATP-binding protein translates to MITFDQTTKIYDGGVTAVKGVDFTVEKGHIVVLLGPSGCGKTTLLRMVNRLESITDGKIIIDGQDSMELNQIELRRKIGYVIQSNGLFPNMTIEENVMIVPDMLGWGKKDKKERFNKLMEMIGLNGDKFGKRYPHELSGGQQQRIGVIRALAADPPVMLMDEPFGALDPIIREKIQDEFLQIQREVKKTILFVSHDIDEAIKMADKIVLLRGGEIMQYDTPSEMLVRPKSDFVYEFFGKDRAIKSLSLHTISDLKNIIGLADFDEAIPDTKTINVRHDLRNTLSMLLNQEADQVIVTDDKGAKLGAITIDLVQKYLHYEIKGKSNAVQKG, encoded by the coding sequence ATGATTACATTTGATCAGACTACCAAGATATACGATGGCGGTGTGACAGCGGTTAAAGGTGTCGACTTTACCGTGGAAAAAGGTCATATCGTCGTACTGCTTGGACCATCGGGCTGCGGGAAAACGACTTTATTACGGATGGTGAATCGATTGGAGTCGATAACCGATGGGAAAATCATTATCGACGGACAGGATTCAATGGAATTAAACCAGATTGAGCTTCGGAGGAAAATTGGTTACGTCATCCAAAGCAACGGACTCTTTCCGAATATGACGATAGAAGAGAACGTCATGATCGTTCCTGACATGTTAGGGTGGGGAAAGAAAGATAAAAAGGAACGTTTTAACAAGTTGATGGAAATGATCGGGCTGAACGGGGATAAATTCGGGAAACGATACCCCCATGAATTATCCGGAGGACAGCAGCAAAGAATCGGCGTCATTCGTGCGTTGGCAGCAGATCCTCCCGTCATGTTGATGGATGAGCCGTTCGGGGCACTCGATCCGATCATCCGTGAGAAGATACAGGATGAATTCCTGCAGATTCAACGGGAAGTGAAGAAAACCATTTTGTTTGTAAGTCATGATATCGATGAGGCGATCAAGATGGCAGACAAGATCGTTTTATTACGTGGAGGGGAAATCATGCAGTATGATACTCCTTCAGAGATGCTTGTACGCCCTAAGAGTGACTTTGTGTATGAGTTCTTCGGAAAAGACCGTGCCATAAAGAGCCTCAGTCTCCATACCATATCCGATTTGAAAAATATTATAGGGCTGGCAGACTTTGATGAAGCGATTCCTGATACGAAGACCATCAATGTGAGGCATGATCTCAGAAATACGTTGTCTATGCTCCTGAATCAGGAAGCTGATCAAGTCATCGTGACGGACGATAAGGGCGCTAAATTAGGTGCGATTACCATCGATCTTGTTCAGAAGTACCTTCATTACGAAATCAAAGGAAAATCGAACGCGGTTCAGAAAGGGTGA
- a CDS encoding ABC transporter permease has translation MKFLEVNAPRILDLTIEHAVLVGLAIIVALLIGVPLGIYLTTNDYLAETVLQIASVMLTIPSIALFGVMIPIFSIINQGIGFVPAFVALVLYSQLPIIRNTYTAIRNVSPEMRDAAKGVGMKTHQRLLRVEIPNAFPVIMAGIRTAVVMNIGIGVIAAYIGAGGLGVLITQGISRGDNYLIISGSVAVAILAMIADAILLWIQKRYTPKSIA, from the coding sequence ATGAAATTTCTTGAGGTGAATGCACCTCGGATTCTTGATCTGACGATTGAGCATGCGGTTCTGGTGGGTCTTGCCATCATCGTCGCTTTACTAATCGGGGTACCTTTGGGAATTTATTTAACGACAAACGATTATCTTGCTGAGACGGTGTTGCAGATTGCCTCTGTCATGCTGACGATTCCGAGTATTGCCTTATTTGGAGTGATGATTCCGATATTCTCTATCATCAATCAGGGAATTGGCTTTGTTCCTGCGTTTGTGGCACTTGTGCTTTATTCTCAGCTACCGATCATACGGAATACATATACAGCGATCCGGAACGTGAGTCCCGAGATGCGCGATGCAGCAAAGGGAGTCGGGATGAAGACCCACCAGCGACTGTTAAGAGTCGAAATTCCAAATGCCTTTCCGGTTATAATGGCAGGAATCCGGACAGCTGTCGTCATGAATATCGGAATTGGAGTGATCGCAGCTTATATAGGTGCAGGAGGACTTGGTGTCCTTATCACTCAAGGGATTTCCAGAGGTGACAATTACCTGATCATCAGCGGATCTGTTGCAGTTGCGATACTTGCCATGATCGCTGACGCCATTTTGTTATGGATACAAAAACGCTATACTCCAAAAAGCATTGCATAA